The proteins below come from a single Timaviella obliquedivisa GSE-PSE-MK23-08B genomic window:
- a CDS encoding resolvase, which yields MDTEATNPQGLMTIESLQRILNRSRASVYRYANTESNDLNPPYNPQRLNPELRLNKDDPLLFHPNEVARFAKDALGIKQVTIEVQQPTETVTQDLLREILNELRKVRAVLEAERSPAAPK from the coding sequence ATGGACACCGAAGCCACAAATCCTCAAGGACTCATGACCATTGAGTCCCTTCAAAGAATTCTGAACCGCTCCCGCGCCTCGGTTTACCGCTATGCCAATACCGAATCTAACGACCTCAATCCGCCCTACAACCCTCAACGGCTCAACCCTGAACTCCGCCTCAACAAAGATGATCCCCTCTTGTTTCACCCCAATGAAGTTGCCCGCTTTGCCAAAGATGCTCTAGGTATCAAACAGGTCACCATTGAAGTTCAGCAACCCACCGAAACAGTTACTCAAGACTTGCTCCGAGAAATTTTGAATGAACTGCGAAAAGTCCGAGCGGTACTAGAAGCAGAGCGATCGCCAGCAGCGCCAAAATAA
- the cysE gene encoding serine O-acetyltransferase produces MLKTLAADFQIIFERDPAARSKLEVLFCYPGFQALIFHRFAHWLHKLHLPLIARLTSHLARFLTGIEIHPGASIGQGVFIDHGMGVVIGETAIIGDYALIYQGVTLGGTGKECGKRHPTLGENVVVGAGAKVLGNIQVGNNARIGAGSVVLRDVPADCTVVGIPGRIVYRAGERVGPLEHGSMPDSEAQVIRALVDRIEALEQQVQGLNPPVAQPELVMAGTSLPARCRIQDKVFEQFFDGSGI; encoded by the coding sequence ATGCTCAAAACCTTAGCTGCTGATTTCCAAATTATCTTTGAACGTGACCCAGCGGCTCGGAGCAAGCTAGAGGTACTATTTTGCTATCCTGGCTTTCAGGCATTAATTTTCCATCGATTTGCTCACTGGCTGCATAAATTGCATCTGCCCTTAATTGCCCGTCTAACCTCTCATTTAGCGAGGTTTTTAACTGGCATTGAAATTCACCCTGGCGCTTCAATTGGGCAGGGAGTTTTTATTGATCACGGCATGGGCGTGGTTATTGGCGAGACGGCAATTATTGGCGACTATGCCTTGATTTATCAGGGAGTGACTTTGGGTGGAACGGGTAAAGAATGCGGTAAGCGGCACCCAACCTTGGGGGAGAATGTGGTCGTTGGAGCAGGCGCTAAGGTTTTAGGCAACATTCAAGTTGGCAATAATGCTCGAATTGGCGCCGGATCGGTAGTCCTGCGCGATGTGCCTGCTGACTGTACAGTGGTCGGGATTCCGGGTCGTATTGTCTACCGAGCAGGCGAACGAGTAGGGCCCTTAGAGCATGGCAGTATGCCTGACTCTGAAGCGCAAGTGATTCGGGCGTTGGTCGATCGCATTGAGGCGTTAGAGCAACAAGTCCAGGGTTTAAACCCGCCCGTTGCCCAACCCGAACTGGTCATGGCAGGCACCTCTCTACCGGCTCGCTGCCGCATTCAAGACAAAGTCTTTGAGCAGTTTTTTGACGGTTCAGGGATTTAA
- a CDS encoding pyridoxamine 5'-phosphate oxidase family protein, with translation MPLAPWRSPLTHALHRNRALPYARYMQLATARMDGRPANRTIVFRGFLENTNHLRFVADSRSEKIDQLQAQPWGEICWYFPKTREQFRILGKLIVVSADYGDEALLKARKMLWHDLSDAGRSQFAWAHPKQPKTQPLEQTTPEPLTPLSNFCLLLLEPTQVDHLELRGDPQNRYLYSKKEPHLEDWSMEEVNP, from the coding sequence ATGCCTTTAGCGCCCTGGCGATCGCCCCTAACCCACGCTCTTCATCGTAATCGTGCTCTCCCCTATGCTCGCTATATGCAGCTTGCAACCGCCCGGATGGATGGGCGACCTGCCAATCGCACCATAGTATTCCGTGGTTTTTTAGAAAACACTAACCATCTACGGTTTGTTGCAGATAGCCGCAGTGAAAAAATAGATCAGCTTCAAGCTCAGCCTTGGGGAGAAATTTGCTGGTACTTTCCTAAAACCCGCGAACAGTTTCGGATATTGGGGAAGTTAATTGTGGTGTCAGCAGATTATGGCGATGAAGCATTGCTGAAAGCTCGAAAAATGCTGTGGCACGATTTATCCGACGCGGGGCGATCGCAGTTTGCTTGGGCGCATCCTAAACAGCCCAAAACCCAGCCGCTTGAACAAACGACTCCCGAGCCACTGACTCCCTTATCAAACTTTTGCCTGCTCTTGCTAGAACCGACTCAAGTTGACCATTTAGAGCTACGAGGCGATCCACAAAATCGTTATCTTTACTCTAAAAAAGAGCCTCATCTAGAAGACTGGTCTATGGAAGAAGTGAATCCTTAA
- a CDS encoding pentapeptide repeat-containing protein — protein sequence MNNSQTDYKARSPRLLRGLSTRFAIWRGKKKFNAIDLRGVDLTRVDLIGNMLLCANFGWAVIIWTFFNAAGVPGIILVWANLIWSILVWINLREVSFNQGDLRGTNLRNAVLIGIILVWAALLWSLRVSVYAEGAYILWANPNMLFILWAVLSKVDLSDADLSYSNLSHANLSRVDLRDANLSDTDLRGAILREAILRGANLQNADLRGVDLSDADLCEAVLRGSDLREVDLSGADLSGADLREAKLSGANLSAADLSWAKLSRADLSSVNLSWASLGRAQLNDTDLSHADLSGADFREATVNGANFSGVDLSVILVKGARFSNNFGLKSTEKVNLKARGAILDEPLGASGYRR from the coding sequence ATGAATAACAGCCAGACTGACTATAAAGCGCGATCGCCCAGACTCCTCCGGGGCTTGAGTACTCGTTTTGCGATTTGGAGAGGCAAGAAGAAATTTAACGCCATTGATTTAAGAGGGGTTGATCTAACCCGAGTCGATTTGATTGGCAATATGCTCCTTTGTGCCAATTTTGGTTGGGCTGTCATTATTTGGACATTTTTTAACGCAGCAGGCGTACCCGGAATTATCCTAGTTTGGGCAAATTTGATCTGGAGCATCTTAGTCTGGATTAATTTGCGCGAGGTCAGTTTTAACCAAGGTGACTTGCGCGGGACTAACCTTAGAAATGCCGTCTTGATTGGCATTATTCTAGTGTGGGCAGCCCTCCTGTGGTCGCTCCGCGTTTCGGTCTATGCCGAAGGAGCATACATCCTCTGGGCAAACCCCAACATGCTCTTCATTCTTTGGGCAGTACTGAGCAAAGTTGATTTAAGTGACGCAGATTTAAGCTACTCCAACCTCAGCCACGCAAACTTAAGTCGAGTTGATCTGCGAGATGCTAACCTGAGCGACACTGACCTCCGAGGAGCCATTTTACGAGAAGCAATTTTGCGCGGAGCCAACCTCCAAAATGCCGATCTGCGAGGCGTAGATTTGAGTGATGCCGATTTATGTGAGGCAGTTTTGCGGGGTTCCGACCTGCGAGAAGTTGACCTCAGCGGAGCCGACTTAAGTGGAGCCGACTTACGGGAAGCCAAACTGAGTGGAGCCAACCTGAGTGCAGCAGACTTAAGCTGGGCAAAGCTGAGCCGGGCTGATTTGAGTAGCGTCAATTTAAGCTGGGCAAGTTTGGGGCGCGCTCAACTGAATGATACTGACCTGAGTCATGCAGATTTAAGTGGTGCAGACTTTCGGGAAGCAACAGTGAATGGAGCAAACTTTAGCGGAGTAGATTTAAGCGTTATTTTGGTGAAAGGCGCTCGATTTAGCAATAACTTTGGGCTGAAATCGACAGAGAAGGTCAACTTAAAGGCACGGGGGGCTATTCTTGACGAGCCGTTGGGCGCTAGTGGGTATAGGAGATAA
- the ybaK gene encoding Cys-tRNA(Pro) deacylase, with the protein MKTNAVRILDNLGISYHLLSYEVDPNDLAAEQTALKVGLPPEQLFKTLVVRGNSIGVLLAVIPSHYQLDLKRLAKLTGDRKIDPVPLKEVQSLTGYIRGGVTALACKREYPVYVEEVIAVFDQIAVSAGARGRLVQLTPADYLQAVHGKLGSISIEKP; encoded by the coding sequence ATGAAAACTAATGCTGTCCGTATCCTAGATAACCTGGGCATATCCTACCATCTCCTTTCTTATGAGGTTGACCCCAATGACTTAGCCGCCGAACAGACTGCCCTTAAGGTTGGCTTACCGCCAGAGCAACTCTTTAAAACATTAGTGGTGCGGGGCAATAGCATAGGAGTTTTGCTTGCGGTTATTCCCAGTCATTATCAACTCGATTTGAAGCGGCTGGCTAAGCTGACGGGCGATCGCAAAATAGACCCTGTTCCTCTCAAAGAAGTACAGTCGTTGACAGGCTACATTCGCGGTGGGGTCACAGCGTTAGCCTGTAAGCGGGAATATCCCGTTTACGTGGAAGAAGTGATTGCAGTATTTGACCAAATTGCGGTTTCTGCGGGAGCACGAGGACGGCTAGTGCAGCTTACCCCGGCTGATTATCTGCAAGCAGTTCACGGAAAATTAGGGTCAATTTCCATAGAAAAACCTTAG
- the thyX gene encoding FAD-dependent thymidylate synthase: MDRFFTVEVISQTANPQQTIYAAMHQDYAEGFVWAERDRFPSEDKSGEVVVKQLLAGNRGHYGPLEHPQITLNCGFFPHSTMQQMRTHRVGISFDVQSFRYTGNRIIEVVDGQRDIEEVFYLRPLGAYSDRQGKRYEYTEALRQQDLEWCLMGCKRYQERINQGFSEEHARGLIAFDVRQHWVMSANVRSMLHLLDLRWKLDAQLEAQQLCELMWEPFKQWVPAIATWYEANRLKKAKLSP; the protein is encoded by the coding sequence ATGGATCGTTTTTTTACTGTCGAGGTTATTTCTCAAACTGCTAACCCTCAGCAAACTATCTATGCTGCAATGCATCAAGATTATGCAGAAGGATTTGTCTGGGCAGAGCGCGATCGCTTCCCCTCTGAAGACAAAAGTGGCGAAGTTGTCGTTAAGCAACTGTTGGCAGGTAACCGAGGACACTATGGACCGCTGGAGCATCCGCAAATTACCTTAAACTGCGGTTTCTTTCCCCACTCGACGATGCAACAGATGCGAACTCATCGCGTCGGAATTTCTTTTGATGTCCAGTCTTTCCGCTATACCGGAAACCGAATTATTGAGGTTGTAGACGGTCAGCGAGATATTGAAGAGGTGTTTTACCTGCGTCCCTTAGGAGCGTACAGCGATCGCCAGGGCAAGCGCTACGAATATACTGAAGCACTGCGGCAACAAGATTTGGAGTGGTGTTTGATGGGCTGTAAGCGTTATCAAGAGCGAATTAACCAGGGCTTTTCAGAAGAACACGCACGCGGGTTGATTGCGTTTGATGTTCGGCAGCATTGGGTCATGTCAGCAAATGTGCGATCGATGTTGCACTTGTTAGATTTGCGCTGGAAACTAGATGCTCAACTGGAGGCGCAACAGCTTTGTGAGTTAATGTGGGAGCCTTTTAAGCAGTGGGTTCCAGCGATCGCCACCTGGTACGAAGCAAACCGCTTAAAGAAAGCAAAACTATCACCCTAA
- a CDS encoding methylated-DNA--[protein]-cysteine S-methyltransferase codes for MSSYPAIYRVVRQIPYGKVATYGQVAELANLPRRARLVGYALFRVDISSDVPWHRVINAKGEISESPFRQGGDYLQRSRLESEGVEFSPQGKINLQKHQWRP; via the coding sequence GTGTCAAGCTACCCCGCTATCTACAGAGTCGTTCGCCAAATTCCCTATGGCAAAGTGGCAACCTATGGGCAAGTTGCAGAATTAGCCAATCTCCCTCGCCGAGCCAGGCTGGTGGGCTATGCATTGTTTCGGGTAGACATTAGCTCTGATGTGCCCTGGCACCGGGTGATTAATGCTAAAGGTGAAATTTCAGAGTCGCCCTTTCGTCAGGGTGGAGACTACTTGCAGCGATCGCGCTTAGAATCTGAAGGTGTTGAATTTAGCCCTCAAGGAAAAATCAATCTACAGAAACATCAATGGCGGCCGTAG